The Anolis carolinensis isolate JA03-04 chromosome 2, rAnoCar3.1.pri, whole genome shotgun sequence genome has a window encoding:
- the LOC100557547 gene encoding cyclic AMP-dependent transcription factor ATF-6 beta — MFMAGSLPRSRGRPKRTAGPVQKRVTFKDVAVYFTEGQGSLLDPDQKALYKEVMMENYENVVSLELLLSKPALIFHLEQGEEPWLTDTRPFRYSCSGGFRKKHACRKCGKSFTQKSDLVIHRVIHIGKAVASNKADCILSRKPPIQPKPLVVTTVPVQPPTTSSKTVFLQPVPVPQSQSISPGISVSGPIKVQSPVSEGLPAKLTPSTPKPEAKIIVPAPTQIGPCNQDVDIKVLKHQQRMMKNRESACQSRQKKKEYLQGLESQLQEALTENDQLRRENTLLRRRLD, encoded by the exons ATGTTTATGGCTGGGTCACTCCCTCGTTCCAGAGGAAGGCCAAAGCGTACTGCTGGACCAGTTCAG aaaagGGTGACTTTCAAAGACGTGGCTGTCTACTTCACGGAAGGACAGGGATCTCTGCTGGACCCGGATCAAAAGGCCTTGTATAAAGAAGTCATGATGGAGAATTATGAAAATGTGGTCTCATTGG AGCTTCTTCTTTCCAAGCCTGCCCTCATCTTTCATCTGGAACAAGGAGAAGAGCCGTGGTTGACAGATACTCGACCCTTTCGCTATAGTTGCTCAG GTGGTTTCAGGAAGAAACATGCATGTCGTAAGTGCGGGAAATCTTTCACTCAAAAGTCTGACCTCGTCATACATCGGGTAATTCACATCG GGAAAGCGGTAGCTTCCAACAAAGCAGACTGCATCCTCAGCCGAAAGCCTCCCATCCAACCGAAGCCACTTGTGGTAACTACTGTCCCGGTACAACCACCAACCACTTCCAGTAAGACAGTCTTTCTGCAGCCTGTTCCTGTGCCCCAGTCACAATCTATCAGCCCAGGAATTTCAG TGTCAGGTCCGATCAAGGTTCAATCCCCTGTGAGTGAAGGTCTTCCAGCAAAACTGACTCCTTCCACCCCCAAACCGGAAGCCAAGATAATTGTCCCCGCACCAACACAAATTGGACCCTGCAACCAAGATGTCGAT ATCAAGGTCCTGAAACACCAGCAAAGAATGATGAAGAACCGCGAGTCAGCCTGCCAGTCacggcagaaaaagaaagaataccTTCAAGGGTTGGAGTCCCAATTGCAGGAGGCTCTGACAGAGAATGACCAACTGCGGCGGGAGAACACTCTCCTCCGTCGTCGCCTGGACTGA